In Pseudomonas nunensis, a single window of DNA contains:
- the polA gene encoding DNA polymerase I, producing MSQAPLVLVDGSSYLYRAFHALPPLTTSKGLPTGAVKGVLNMLKSLRKQYPDSPFAVVFDAKGGTFRDDMYAEYKANRPSMPDDMRVQIEPLHQSVIALGFPLLCVEGVEADDVIGTLARSSAAADRPVVISTGDKDMAQLVDGHITLVNTMTGSALDVDGVKEKFGVAPEQIIDYLALMGDSSDNIPGVPGIGPKTASGLLVGVNGGLTELYAQLDIVPTLPIRGAKTLPAKLEEHKEMAFLSYKLATIKIDVPLDIGLDDLQMGQPDHDKLAELYTLLEFKSWFEDNQRDAKRSGQEVVAPVVEEAAVAAELKYTTILTQADFDVWLQKLNDAKLFAFDTETTGIDAQQAQLVGLSFAVQANEAAYIPLTHSYMGVPEQLDRDTVLRALKPILEDPSKLKVGQHAKFDMNILANCAIGGDQSCGITVQGIAFDTMLESYVLDSTATRHDMDSLALKYLNHTTTGFTDIAGKGAKQLTFDQISLELAGPYAAEDADVTLRLHQTLQAKLNAIPSLSKVLSEIEMPLVPVLARIERQGALVDAELLGIQSVELGKKMVELEREAYAIAGEEFNLGSPKQLGAILYEKLGLPVLSKTAKGQASTAEAVLAELADQDFTLPKVLMQYRSMSKLKSTYTDRLPEQINPRTGRIHTSYHQAVAATGRLSSSDPNLQNIPIRTAEGRRIRQAFVAPKGYKLLAADYSQIELRIMAHLAKDEGLLHAFRNDLDVHKATAAEVFGVELTDVTTDQRRSAKAINFGLIYGMSAFGLAKQIGVDRKQSQAYIDRYFARYPGVLAYMERTRTQAAEQGFVETIFGRRLYLPEINAKNPALRKGAERTAINAPMQGTAADIIKKAMVAVDNWLTSSGLDAKVILQVHDELVLEVREDLVDQVREEIRTHMSNAVTLDVPLLVEVGVGNNWDEAH from the coding sequence ATGAGCCAAGCCCCCCTCGTCCTGGTGGACGGTTCTTCTTACCTGTATCGGGCCTTTCACGCCCTGCCACCGCTGACCACTTCCAAAGGCCTGCCGACCGGCGCGGTCAAAGGTGTGTTGAACATGCTCAAGAGTCTGCGCAAGCAGTACCCGGACAGCCCGTTCGCCGTGGTGTTCGACGCCAAGGGTGGGACCTTTCGCGATGACATGTACGCCGAATACAAGGCCAACCGCCCGAGCATGCCTGACGATATGCGCGTGCAGATCGAGCCGCTGCACCAGAGCGTGATCGCCCTCGGCTTCCCGTTGTTGTGCGTCGAAGGCGTCGAGGCCGATGACGTGATCGGCACCCTGGCCCGCAGCAGCGCGGCCGCCGACCGCCCGGTGGTGATCTCCACCGGCGACAAAGACATGGCGCAACTGGTCGACGGCCACATTACCTTGGTCAATACCATGACCGGTAGCGCGCTGGACGTGGACGGCGTGAAGGAGAAATTCGGCGTCGCTCCCGAGCAGATCATCGATTATCTGGCGCTGATGGGCGATTCGTCCGACAACATCCCGGGCGTTCCGGGCATCGGTCCGAAGACCGCTTCCGGCCTGTTGGTAGGCGTGAACGGCGGCCTGACCGAGCTCTACGCGCAACTCGACATCGTCCCGACCCTGCCGATTCGCGGCGCCAAGACCCTGCCGGCCAAGCTTGAAGAACACAAGGAGATGGCATTCCTCTCCTACAAGCTCGCGACCATCAAGATCGACGTGCCGCTGGATATCGGCCTCGATGACCTGCAAATGGGCCAGCCGGATCACGACAAGCTCGCCGAGCTCTACACCCTGCTGGAATTCAAGAGCTGGTTCGAAGACAACCAGCGCGATGCCAAGCGTTCCGGCCAGGAAGTCGTCGCGCCAGTGGTTGAAGAAGCGGCCGTCGCGGCTGAGCTCAAGTACACGACGATTCTTACCCAGGCGGATTTCGACGTCTGGCTGCAGAAGCTGAACGACGCCAAACTCTTCGCCTTCGATACCGAAACCACCGGTATCGATGCGCAACAGGCGCAACTGGTGGGCCTGTCGTTCGCGGTGCAAGCCAACGAAGCCGCCTACATCCCGCTGACCCACTCCTACATGGGCGTGCCGGAGCAGTTGGATCGCGACACCGTGTTGCGGGCGCTGAAACCGATTCTGGAAGACCCGAGCAAGCTCAAGGTCGGCCAGCACGCCAAGTTCGACATGAACATCCTGGCCAACTGCGCCATCGGCGGCGATCAGAGCTGCGGCATCACGGTGCAAGGCATCGCCTTCGACACCATGCTCGAATCCTACGTGCTGGACTCCACCGCGACCCGCCACGACATGGACAGCCTGGCGCTCAAGTACCTGAACCACACGACCACCGGGTTTACCGACATCGCCGGCAAGGGCGCCAAGCAGCTGACCTTCGACCAGATTTCCCTGGAGCTGGCCGGGCCATACGCCGCCGAAGACGCCGACGTGACCCTGCGCCTGCATCAAACCTTGCAGGCAAAGCTCAACGCTATTCCGAGCTTGAGCAAGGTCTTGAGCGAAATCGAAATGCCATTGGTGCCGGTACTGGCGCGGATCGAACGCCAAGGCGCGCTGGTGGATGCCGAGCTGCTGGGCATTCAGAGCGTTGAGCTGGGCAAGAAAATGGTCGAGCTGGAGCGTGAGGCGTATGCCATCGCCGGCGAAGAATTCAACCTCGGCTCGCCGAAGCAATTGGGCGCGATCCTGTACGAAAAACTCGGCCTGCCTGTGCTGAGCAAAACCGCCAAGGGTCAGGCTTCGACCGCCGAAGCCGTGTTGGCCGAACTGGCTGACCAGGATTTCACGCTGCCCAAGGTACTGATGCAGTACCGCTCGATGAGCAAGCTGAAAAGCACTTATACCGATCGCTTGCCGGAGCAGATCAACCCGCGCACCGGGCGGATTCACACCTCTTATCACCAGGCGGTAGCGGCGACCGGACGCTTGTCCTCCAGCGATCCAAACCTGCAGAACATTCCGATCCGTACCGCCGAAGGCCGGCGGATTCGCCAGGCGTTCGTGGCGCCAAAAGGCTACAAACTGCTGGCGGCGGACTACTCGCAGATCGAACTGCGGATTATGGCGCACCTGGCCAAGGATGAAGGCTTGCTGCATGCCTTCCGCAACGACCTGGATGTGCACAAAGCGACCGCCGCCGAAGTTTTCGGGGTTGAGCTGACGGACGTGACTACCGATCAGCGTCGCAGCGCCAAGGCGATCAACTTCGGCTTGATCTACGGCATGAGCGCGTTTGGCCTGGCCAAACAGATCGGCGTCGACCGCAAGCAGTCCCAGGCGTACATCGACCGTTACTTCGCCCGCTACCCCGGCGTGCTGGCCTACATGGAACGCACCCGTACCCAGGCGGCCGAGCAGGGCTTCGTCGAAACCATTTTCGGTCGTCGCCTGTACTTGCCAGAAATCAATGCGAAAAACCCGGCCCTGCGTAAAGGTGCCGAGCGCACTGCGATCAACGCCCCGATGCAGGGCACTGCGGCGGACATCATCAAGAAAGCCATGGTGGCTGTGGATAACTGGCTGACGTCGTCAGGCCTGGACGCCAAAGTCATCCTGCAGGTACACGATGAATTGGTGCTTGAGGTGCGCGAGGACCTGGTTGATCAAGTGCGCGAAGAAATTCGCACACACATGAGCAACGCCGTGACGCTGGACGTGCCGTTACTGGTCGAAGTCGGGGTAGGCAATAACTGGGACGAGGCTCACTAA
- a CDS encoding c-type cytochrome, translated as MTKWLLAAGVLMPLYSAQATQDPEAVYNRVCGACHSGQLPMAPQKGDQEAWTPRLAKGMETLVQHVTQGFKAMPPRGLCMDCSAEDYQAIIHWMSE; from the coding sequence ATGACGAAATGGCTGCTAGCTGCCGGTGTCTTGATGCCGCTTTACAGCGCTCAGGCTACACAGGATCCGGAAGCTGTGTACAACCGTGTTTGTGGTGCCTGTCATTCCGGCCAACTACCCATGGCGCCTCAAAAGGGCGATCAGGAAGCTTGGACGCCGAGGTTGGCGAAAGGTATGGAGACGCTGGTGCAACACGTGACCCAGGGTTTCAAGGCGATGCCGCCGCGTGGTTTGTGCATGGACTGCAGTGCCGAGGATTACCAAGCCATCATCCACTGGATGAGCGAGTAA
- a CDS encoding thiol:disulfide interchange protein DsbA/DsbL: MRNLIISAALVAASLFGMNVQAAEAPAAPYVELTNPVPVAVPGKIEVVELFWYGCPHCYAFEPVINPWVEKLPSDVNFVRIPAMFGGPWDAHGQMFLTLEAMGVENKVHAAVFNAIQKEHKRLTDPQEMAEFLATQGVDKDKFLATFNSFAIKGKIVQAKELAKKYEISGVPTMIVNGKYRFDVGSAGGAEQALQLADKLVDKERAANKAAAN; the protein is encoded by the coding sequence ATGCGTAATCTGATCATCAGCGCCGCACTCGTCGCTGCCAGCCTGTTCGGCATGAACGTACAGGCCGCCGAAGCACCCGCGGCGCCTTACGTCGAACTGACCAACCCTGTTCCAGTCGCGGTACCTGGCAAGATCGAAGTCGTGGAGCTGTTCTGGTATGGCTGCCCGCACTGCTACGCATTTGAGCCGGTGATCAATCCGTGGGTTGAGAAACTGCCGTCCGACGTCAACTTCGTGCGTATTCCAGCCATGTTCGGCGGCCCTTGGGACGCTCACGGCCAGATGTTCCTGACCCTGGAAGCCATGGGTGTCGAGAACAAGGTTCACGCAGCAGTCTTCAACGCGATCCAGAAAGAACACAAACGCCTGACCGATCCGCAAGAAATGGCTGAGTTCCTGGCCACTCAGGGCGTCGACAAGGACAAGTTCCTGGCCACCTTCAACTCCTTCGCCATCAAGGGCAAGATCGTCCAGGCCAAAGAACTGGCGAAGAAGTATGAAATTTCTGGCGTTCCAACCATGATCGTCAACGGCAAGTATCGCTTTGACGTAGGTTCCGCCGGCGGTGCCGAGCAAGCCCTGCAACTGGCCGACAAACTGGTCGACAAAGAGCGAGCGGCTAACAAGGCTGCCGCCAACTAA
- a CDS encoding GGDEF domain-containing protein — MSDEAQRWKEKYLKSIEQQEKLERRWDARLDLLRRGLVRSTLAAEGTDRAVDLCMKEMREVVRTDDMDAGLAALLPRLEKAVLDSEQRRETRVDQVSAALNALVSQLQALPLPREVSRPLKAFAKQLDGRVGQAREIPLLLSELSGLQGKALNQLENPAEPGRPGLLQRLFGSREAEESAPQVAAPAAQTPVQQPVSALVVEAQQAKAEPALPQTPPATAQVAPAVAIAEPLAPQTAPEPEIVAFVPPVVEPQAAHTQAPLPEPDPEPLQTPTAPAIAPVVQVQPDINPDELIPAANPETPVFLDSLPLPPVMAQALAAIDPEHPEQDILYALPDSPEPSYSSVATHIEETLLGLLDDLTLPERHRPQAEAMRERLQNGLNWYELLPILDDLATLMLAITDSGQHEFEAYLQQLNERLESFQSNLQAASAGHADNRSAAREMDTQIREQVDGLQTSMQDAANLQDLKHVLENHLEGLLGTMDQHQKQRDEREQEVAARLQGLAERVAHMEQEAMGYREHLEEQRQKALIDPLTGLPNRAAWSERLEHEIAEWQQHGNTLMLAMLDLDHFKRINDNYGHLAGDKVLKIIASVLRKRLRGSDFIARFGGEEFVLLMPATVPAVGAKLLETLRASIEACPFHFKGERVTVTISMGLAAFKPGEHSDMVLKRADQALYRAKNAGRNRVELG; from the coding sequence ATGAGCGACGAAGCACAGCGCTGGAAAGAGAAATACCTTAAAAGCATCGAACAACAGGAAAAACTCGAGCGGCGCTGGGACGCCCGGCTCGACCTGTTGCGTCGCGGGCTGGTGCGCAGCACTTTGGCGGCAGAGGGCACTGACCGCGCTGTTGACCTGTGCATGAAGGAAATGCGCGAAGTCGTGCGCACCGATGACATGGACGCCGGCCTCGCCGCGTTGTTACCGCGCCTGGAAAAAGCCGTGCTCGACTCCGAGCAGCGCCGCGAAACCCGGGTCGATCAGGTCAGCGCGGCACTGAATGCGCTGGTCTCGCAGCTCCAGGCATTGCCTCTGCCTCGGGAAGTCAGCCGTCCACTCAAGGCCTTCGCCAAGCAATTGGACGGACGCGTCGGCCAGGCTCGCGAGATTCCATTGCTGCTCAGCGAACTGAGCGGCTTGCAAGGCAAAGCCCTGAACCAATTGGAAAACCCAGCCGAACCGGGTCGTCCAGGTTTATTGCAGCGGTTGTTCGGCAGCCGGGAAGCGGAAGAGTCAGCGCCACAGGTCGCTGCCCCCGCCGCACAAACGCCAGTCCAACAGCCCGTTTCTGCACTCGTTGTTGAGGCGCAACAGGCGAAAGCCGAACCCGCCCTGCCGCAAACACCGCCAGCAACGGCCCAGGTCGCGCCGGCAGTCGCCATTGCGGAGCCGCTCGCGCCGCAGACAGCACCAGAGCCGGAGATTGTGGCGTTTGTCCCTCCTGTCGTGGAGCCACAAGCCGCACACACCCAAGCGCCATTGCCAGAGCCAGACCCTGAACCGCTCCAGACACCGACGGCTCCCGCTATTGCGCCTGTGGTTCAAGTTCAGCCAGACATCAATCCAGACGAACTGATTCCGGCCGCCAATCCCGAGACACCGGTATTCCTCGACAGCCTGCCCCTGCCTCCCGTCATGGCCCAGGCACTGGCCGCCATCGATCCGGAACACCCCGAGCAAGACATTCTCTACGCGCTGCCGGACTCACCGGAGCCGTCCTACAGCTCCGTGGCCACGCACATTGAAGAAACACTGCTGGGCCTGCTCGACGACCTGACGCTGCCGGAGCGCCATCGCCCGCAAGCCGAAGCGATGCGCGAGCGCCTGCAAAATGGGTTGAACTGGTACGAATTGCTGCCGATCCTCGATGATCTGGCCACCTTGATGTTGGCCATTACGGACAGCGGCCAACACGAATTCGAAGCGTACTTGCAGCAACTCAACGAACGCCTCGAGTCGTTCCAGAGCAATCTGCAAGCGGCCAGCGCCGGACATGCCGATAACCGCTCCGCTGCGCGGGAGATGGACACGCAGATTCGCGAACAAGTCGACGGCCTGCAAACCAGCATGCAGGACGCGGCCAACCTGCAAGACCTCAAGCACGTTCTGGAGAACCATCTCGAAGGTCTGCTGGGCACCATGGATCAGCATCAGAAGCAGCGCGATGAACGTGAGCAGGAAGTCGCCGCCCGCCTGCAAGGCTTGGCCGAACGGGTTGCGCACATGGAGCAGGAAGCCATGGGCTATCGCGAGCACTTGGAAGAACAACGTCAAAAGGCATTGATCGACCCGCTGACCGGCCTGCCCAACCGCGCCGCCTGGAGCGAACGGCTGGAACACGAAATCGCTGAGTGGCAGCAGCACGGCAACACACTGATGCTGGCCATGCTCGACCTCGACCATTTCAAACGCATCAACGATAACTACGGCCACCTGGCAGGCGACAAGGTGCTGAAGATCATCGCCAGCGTGCTGCGCAAGCGCCTGCGCGGCTCGGACTTCATTGCCCGCTTCGGTGGTGAGGAGTTTGTGCTGTTGATGCCCGCCACCGTGCCGGCCGTCGGGGCAAAATTGCTGGAAACCCTGCGCGCTTCGATTGAAGCCTGCCCGTTCCACTTCAAGGGTGAGCGAGTGACTGTCACCATTTCCATGGGGCTCGCCGCGTTCAAACCGGGTGAACACAGCGATATGGTGCTTAAAAGAGCCGATCAGGCGCTGTACCGTGCCAAAAACGCCGGACGTAACCGGGTCGAACTGGGCTGA
- a CDS encoding c-type cytochrome, with the protein MNKLIVSLLLTVGISGIAHAAGDATAGQAKAAVCGACHGPDGNSMAPNFPKLAGQGERYLNKQLHDIKSGKRTVLEMTGLLTNLSDQDLADIAAYFASQKGSVGAADPKVVARGEALFRGGDLAKGLPACTGCHSPNGAGNAAAGFPHLGGQHAQYVAKQLTDFRKEEGGRNNDGDTKTMQTIAKRLSDEDIAAVSSYIQGLH; encoded by the coding sequence ATGAACAAATTGATCGTGAGTCTGCTGTTGACCGTGGGGATCTCCGGCATTGCACATGCTGCAGGTGATGCAACAGCTGGCCAGGCGAAAGCCGCAGTCTGTGGCGCCTGTCATGGCCCGGATGGTAATAGCATGGCGCCTAACTTTCCGAAACTGGCAGGTCAGGGCGAGCGTTATCTGAACAAGCAGTTGCACGACATCAAGTCCGGCAAACGCACGGTACTCGAAATGACCGGCCTGCTGACCAACCTGAGCGATCAGGACCTGGCCGATATCGCCGCCTACTTCGCCAGCCAGAAAGGCAGCGTTGGCGCCGCCGACCCTAAAGTCGTGGCTCGCGGTGAAGCACTGTTCCGTGGCGGCGACCTCGCCAAGGGCCTGCCAGCCTGCACCGGCTGCCACTCGCCGAATGGCGCGGGTAACGCAGCCGCCGGCTTCCCGCACCTGGGTGGCCAGCACGCTCAATACGTTGCCAAGCAATTGACCGACTTCCGCAAGGAAGAAGGTGGCCGCAACAACGACGGCGACACCAAAACCATGCAGACCATTGCCAAACGCCTGAGCGACGAAGACATCGCAGCGGTGTCCAGCTACATTCAGGGCCTGCACTAA
- the yihA gene encoding ribosome biogenesis GTP-binding protein YihA/YsxC gives MQLKNPILGLCQQSTFMLSAAKVDQCPDDEGFEVAFAGRSNAGKSSALNTLTHASLARTSKTPGRTQLLNFFKLDDDRRLVDLPGYGYAKVPIPLKLHWQRHLEAYLGGRESLKGLILMMDIRHPMTDFDLLMLDWAVAAGMPMHILLTKADKLTYGAAKNVLLKVQADIRKGWGDAISIQLFSAPKRMGLEDAYTVLAGWMELADKGAEIAQSAE, from the coding sequence ATGCAACTCAAGAACCCCATCCTCGGCCTGTGCCAACAGTCCACCTTCATGCTCAGCGCTGCCAAAGTCGACCAATGTCCGGACGACGAAGGCTTTGAAGTAGCCTTTGCCGGGCGTTCCAACGCCGGTAAATCCAGCGCGCTGAACACCCTGACTCACGCCAGCCTGGCGCGGACCTCGAAAACTCCGGGTCGCACGCAGTTGTTGAACTTCTTCAAGCTAGACGATGATCGGCGTCTGGTCGACCTGCCGGGCTACGGTTATGCAAAAGTACCCATTCCGCTGAAGCTGCACTGGCAGCGTCACCTGGAAGCTTATCTGGGTGGTCGCGAGAGTTTGAAAGGTCTGATTCTGATGATGGACATCCGTCATCCAATGACCGACTTCGACTTGCTGATGCTCGATTGGGCTGTCGCTGCTGGCATGCCGATGCACATTTTGCTGACCAAAGCGGACAAGCTGACCTACGGCGCGGCGAAAAACGTCCTGCTCAAGGTGCAGGCAGACATTCGTAAAGGCTGGGGCGATGCGATCAGCATCCAGTTGTTCTCGGCACCAAAACGCATGGGCCTGGAAGACGCCTACACTGTACTGGCAGGCTGGATGGAATTGGCGGACAAAGGCGCCGAGATTGCCCAGAGTGCTGAATAG
- a CDS encoding N-acetylmuramoyl-L-alanine amidase, translating to MKFLTLVVSLLLLAGCASGPRIDTSHPSANFDSRVQFVVVHYTNASLERSLQLLTHGEVSAHYLIGDDKGATIYKLVDENQRAWHAGESEWQGRTWLNSSSIGIEIVNPGFSDTPNGRLWYPYSEAQVQSLIVLLKDISKRNGISPRHIIGHSDIAPLRKLDPGPLFPWKRLAAEGLGIWPNEQAVASRQVQFAAELPSVGWFQEQLARLGYATPQTGELDVATRHVLAAFQMHYRPSRFDGTPDAQTAALLLVLNQTK from the coding sequence ATGAAATTTCTTACTCTCGTTGTGTCGCTTCTGCTGCTGGCCGGTTGTGCCAGCGGTCCACGTATCGACACCAGTCACCCGTCCGCCAACTTCGACAGCCGCGTGCAGTTCGTGGTGGTGCATTACACCAACGCATCCCTGGAACGTTCGCTGCAGTTGTTGACCCACGGCGAAGTCAGCGCCCATTACCTGATCGGTGACGATAAGGGCGCGACCATCTACAAACTGGTGGATGAAAACCAGCGCGCCTGGCACGCCGGGGAAAGCGAGTGGCAAGGCCGGACCTGGCTGAATTCGAGCTCCATCGGCATCGAAATCGTCAATCCAGGTTTCAGCGACACGCCGAACGGTCGTCTCTGGTACCCGTACAGCGAAGCCCAGGTGCAGTCCTTGATCGTCCTGCTCAAGGACATCAGCAAACGCAATGGCATCAGCCCTCGGCACATCATCGGTCATAGCGACATCGCTCCACTGCGCAAACTCGACCCCGGCCCGCTGTTCCCCTGGAAACGCCTGGCCGCCGAAGGCCTGGGTATCTGGCCGAACGAACAGGCCGTTGCGAGTCGGCAAGTACAGTTTGCCGCCGAACTACCGAGCGTCGGATGGTTCCAGGAACAACTGGCACGCCTGGGCTATGCGACGCCGCAAACCGGCGAACTGGATGTGGCGACGCGGCATGTGCTGGCGGCCTTCCAGATGCATTACCGCCCTTCCCGATTCGATGGCACCCCGGACGCGCAAACCGCCGCCCTGCTGCTGGTGCTCAATCAGACAAAATAA
- a CDS encoding endonuclease/exonuclease/phosphatase family protein, which produces MRRWGTERVVGLHEPQVNTHHLESTGLPADSRLRLLSFNIQVGISTERYRHYLTRGWQHLLPHTGRADNLQKIGNLLGDFDLVALQEADGGSLRSGYVNQVEHLAQLGAFPYWYQQLNRNLGRLGQHSNGVLSRLRPWAIEDHPLPGPKGRGAILVRFGEGPEALVVVMMHLALGARVRSLQLAYIRELISGYKHQVLMGDMNTHATDLLQNSPLRDLGLLAPQLEATFPSWRPQRCLDHILLSPTLTLERVEVLAHPISDHLPVAVEIRLPGSLTADAFPALSPAPRGSHE; this is translated from the coding sequence ATGCGCCGCTGGGGTACTGAACGCGTCGTTGGCCTGCATGAACCGCAGGTCAACACGCATCATCTGGAATCGACGGGCCTGCCCGCAGACAGCCGTCTGCGTTTGCTCAGCTTCAATATCCAGGTCGGCATCAGTACCGAGCGCTATCGGCACTACCTGACCCGTGGCTGGCAACACCTGTTGCCGCACACAGGGCGCGCCGACAACCTGCAAAAGATCGGCAATCTGCTGGGCGACTTCGATCTGGTCGCCTTGCAGGAAGCCGATGGCGGCAGCCTGCGATCAGGCTACGTCAATCAGGTCGAACACTTGGCCCAACTGGGCGCCTTCCCCTACTGGTATCAACAACTCAATCGCAATCTCGGTCGCCTCGGCCAGCACAGCAATGGTGTGCTCAGCCGTCTGCGTCCGTGGGCGATTGAAGATCACCCGCTGCCGGGGCCCAAGGGTCGCGGTGCGATCCTGGTGCGCTTCGGCGAAGGTCCGGAGGCGCTGGTCGTCGTGATGATGCACCTGGCGCTTGGCGCTCGTGTGCGCAGCCTGCAACTGGCCTACATCCGCGAGCTGATTAGCGGCTACAAGCACCAAGTGCTGATGGGCGACATGAACACCCACGCCACTGACTTGCTGCAAAACTCCCCATTGCGCGACCTTGGCCTGCTGGCCCCGCAACTGGAAGCGACGTTCCCCAGCTGGCGCCCGCAGCGCTGCCTGGACCATATTCTGCTCAGCCCGACCCTGACCCTGGAAAGAGTCGAAGTGCTGGCACATCCGATTTCCGATCACCTGCCGGTCGCGGTAGAGATTCGTTTGCCGGGTTCGCTCACGGCCGATGCATTCCCCGCGTTGAGTCCTGCCCCTCGCGGATCCCATGAATGA
- a CDS encoding EAL domain-containing protein, producing MAATRERLRSWFYRPWFLAMLAAALSATLLMAASLYIAMNQVEQNESREMNAQGERFLARLEQMFGQLRESLDDLEAQPLRTCNDEMIATLQQISFSYRFVYEAAFMEGNRICSNRPRQEGLAMIRPADLRGPTYSYWLNTTTEPDENRAALMLSRGNFRVATSRGHLTDMVDLSPGSSLLVVLDHGKRAIPVLGVEQAWPPTEPWPPTSSDSLQVTQTRLIYRMPTNNPEYQLVLITPRNAMHVPAVWWWLLPASLALGIIVGILVFLLVRQRQSLDAELQGAIRRGELQVLYQPIFDLDSRNCVGAEALLRWRRPDGTLTSPDLFIPMAENTGQIRQMTDFVLQRLLEQLGQLLRANPQLYISVNLAACDVMVPRIGQVMARLLTLHRVAAKQIAFEVTERGMIDVVVARENLQALRDVGHQVLIDDFGTGYCSLAYLQTLPVDCLKIDKAFIDALGHDAASSGVAPHIIHMAQALQLKVIAEGIEHEAQVAFLSSEGVKFGQGWLFAHALSAVQFIELITRGRRLAGRRMDDEA from the coding sequence ATGGCTGCTACTCGAGAGAGGTTGCGTAGTTGGTTCTATCGCCCATGGTTTTTGGCGATGCTGGCTGCTGCCTTGAGTGCAACCCTGCTGATGGCTGCCAGCCTGTACATCGCGATGAATCAGGTCGAGCAGAACGAAAGTCGGGAAATGAATGCGCAGGGCGAGCGTTTCCTCGCCCGTCTTGAGCAGATGTTCGGGCAACTGCGCGAAAGCCTCGATGACCTGGAAGCCCAACCGTTGCGAACGTGCAACGACGAAATGATCGCCACTTTGCAGCAGATCAGCTTCAGTTATCGCTTCGTCTACGAAGCTGCTTTTATGGAGGGGAATCGAATTTGTTCCAATCGGCCCCGCCAGGAAGGACTGGCAATGATCCGACCGGCGGACCTCCGGGGCCCCACCTATAGTTACTGGCTCAACACCACCACCGAACCCGATGAAAATCGCGCCGCACTAATGCTGAGTCGAGGCAATTTCCGCGTGGCAACTTCTCGCGGGCATTTGACTGACATGGTCGACCTCTCGCCGGGCAGCAGCCTGCTAGTGGTACTCGATCATGGGAAGCGGGCGATTCCGGTTTTGGGTGTCGAGCAGGCCTGGCCACCGACGGAACCCTGGCCACCGACCAGCAGCGATTCGCTGCAAGTGACCCAAACCCGTCTGATTTACCGTATGCCCACCAACAACCCGGAATATCAGCTGGTGCTGATCACCCCGCGCAACGCCATGCATGTACCGGCGGTCTGGTGGTGGCTGCTGCCGGCGAGCCTGGCGCTGGGCATTATCGTCGGCATCCTGGTGTTTCTGCTGGTGCGCCAGCGTCAATCTCTGGATGCCGAACTGCAAGGCGCGATACGCCGTGGCGAGTTGCAGGTGTTGTATCAACCGATCTTCGACCTCGACAGTCGCAACTGTGTCGGCGCTGAAGCCCTGCTGCGCTGGCGCAGGCCGGACGGCACGCTGACCAGCCCTGACCTGTTCATTCCGATGGCGGAAAACACCGGGCAGATCCGCCAGATGACCGACTTCGTCTTGCAGCGCCTGCTCGAACAGTTGGGGCAATTGCTACGAGCGAATCCGCAGCTGTACATCTCGGTCAACCTGGCAGCCTGCGATGTGATGGTGCCGCGTATCGGCCAAGTGATGGCGCGACTGTTGACCTTGCACCGGGTCGCGGCCAAACAGATTGCCTTCGAGGTGACTGAGCGCGGGATGATCGACGTGGTGGTGGCCCGGGAAAACCTGCAAGCCTTGCGCGATGTCGGGCATCAAGTGCTGATCGACGACTTCGGCACCGGCTATTGCAGCCTCGCCTACCTGCAAACCCTGCCGGTGGATTGCCTGAAAATCGACAAGGCCTTTATCGATGCCTTGGGCCATGACGCCGCCAGCAGTGGCGTGGCCCCGCATATCATTCACATGGCCCAGGCCCTGCAGCTCAAAGTGATCGCCGAGGGCATCGAACATGAAGCCCAAGTCGCATTCCTGAGCAGTGAAGGCGTGAAGTTCGGTCAGGGCTGGCTGTTCGCCCATGCGCTGAGCGCGGTGCAGTTCATCGAACTGATCACCCGTGGCCGACGACTGGCGGGCCGTCGTATGGATGACGAGGCGTAA